From Clostridium sp. SY8519:
CAAAAGGATAACTCGCATTTCTTTCTCAGGCAAGTGCGTTTCTGAAATCCGGAGTGATTATTTCCCCGCCGGAACCTTCCTGCCGGGACATTTTCCTCCTGGAATTTTTCTCCGGGAAATCCGCAAACCAAAAAAATCCCGGAAACTTCCGCTCTGTCCGGTCTGATGCAGACCGGGCGGAGCGAAAGTTTCCGGGAGAACGGATTCCCATCAAATGCAGGCAGTCCGCCGAAACCGTTCCGGCAGTTTTCCTGTTATTCTTTCGATGTTTTTACTGTCACTACCTTTTTCCCTTTGATGGATTTGAATACCGAATAATCCAGTCCCAGGGCCTTAGCCGTATCCGTGTTTACCGTGATGATATTTCCATCCATTACAGATACCGGAAGCTCCGCCGGATCCTGGCCTTTCAGCACTTTGACCGCCATGTCAGCAGTTTTGGTGCCCAGTTCCGTGTAATCCACGCCGCAGGTCGCGTAGGCGCCGTTCCGTACAAAGGAATCCGCGCCGGCGTAATGGGGCACTTTGTGTTTGATAAACTTGTCGGCAATGGCCAGTTCCGCCTGTGCCACGGTATTGTCTGTCGGTGTGAATACCGCGTCCACTTTGTCCACCATGCTGTCCACAGCCGCAGACACCTCGTCACTGGTGGTACCTGTCTTTTCGATATACTTCACGCCTTTTTTATCCAGGTACTTCTTGGCCTCCTTAATCGGCACTTCACTGGAGTCTTCGGACTTATTGTACAGCAGGCCGATGGTCTTCGCTTTCGGATTCTGTTCAAAAATCATGTCCAGAAGCTGAGAAGCGTCCAGATAATCGCTGGTTCCGGTCACATTGCCGCCCGGTTTTTTCAGGGACTGTACCAGTCCTGCGCCCACCGGATCGGAAATGGCCGCAAACACAATGGGTGTTTTGCTGTCTTCCGCGGCATTCTGCATGCACTGGGCAGCCAGTGTGGCAATCGGAATGATGCAGTCGTAGCCGTCACTTACCACATCGGAACCGATGGTGTTCAGTGTGGATGTGTCATTCTGGCCGTTGAATTCGGTATATTTTATGGTAATCCCCTCTGCCTTGGACTTGGCATCCAGCTCCGATTCCACCGCTTTGCGGATCTGATCCAGTGACGCGTGATCCATCGTCTGCACAATGGCTACTTTGTAGGTTTTTCCTGATGTTTCCGCCGCAGCGCTTCCGTCGGACGCAGCCGATTTCTTTGATGATGCTCCGCCGCAGCCCGCCAGCAGAACTGCTGCCATGGCGCCCGCCAGTCCCAGCGCAATGATTCGTTTCTTCATTTTCCTTCCTCCTGAACTGTTAGTTAAAATAGCATACTGCTTCCTCCGGTTCCTTCGCCGGAATCACTTCCTCGGCGTAAAGCACCGGTCCTTTTCCCCTGTATTCCTTGGCAAACTCATGATGGATCTCCGCCGTCAGGTAGACCCATGATTTGTGCGGAATGGAAGAGGCGTCTTTATATTTTACCTTAAATCCGATAAACTGTATATCCTCCACACAGCAGGTCATGGCAAAACGGCCGCCCACAAACAGCGGCTTTTTCCCGAATTTTTCCTCCGGTCGGTAGACCAGGGCAAGGAAACGCACTTTCTTTCCTTCGTATTTCTTCGGATTATCCTGAATATCCAGATAAAATATGCCGTAATCCATATCCGTGATCTCAATCAGGTCCTGATTCAGATCATAGGGCAGCTCCTCCATCTCACTGTCGTCGATGGTGCCGTCTTCCCGTTCATATACGATCTGGGCCTTCCGATTGCGGGCCTTGACGGTGCGTCTGAATTTTGCCTTGGGCGTCGCATCGGTACACCGATTAAAAATGACCACATCCGCGCTGAAGAGCTGTTCCATCATCATGGTACGCATATTGTTCAGCATTACTTCAAACGTGGACGCGTCCACAGTGGCCAGCTGCTGAATGATCTCCCAGCCTTTCGGCAGTTCCATCTCGAGAATCCGGGCCGCTTCCCAGGTGCCGTTGTATTCAATAAACACGGCATCCGGCTGATACATCTGATCCAGCTTTTTCAGTGTCTCTGTGTTAAACTCCTCCGGAGATTCCAGAAGCACCACCGCCGCATTCACATTTTTGAACTTTTCTTCGTCATATTCCACTTCACCGTCTTCGCAGGCGATCACCAGACTGTTGCCTTCCGCAAAATCGGCATCTACCACCGTTTCCGTAATCAGCGTCGTCTTGCCGCTGTCCATGAAGCCGGTAAACAGATAGACTGCTGCTTCCATGTCAGTTCCTCTCTGTCCATTCGTCCAAACGACCTATGCCAGTTCGAACAATTCTTCCAGTTTCTGCTCCTCCAGATCCGTGCCGATCACTACCAGGCGTCCGGTATATTCCGGGGCGCCCTCCCGGATCTCATAATCTCCGGATACCATGTCAAAATACAGCCAGGTACCGTCTTCTGCCGGCACCATGCCCTTGGAACGAAGTACGGTGCCGTAGTCTTCGGTGTCTACAAAGGCTTTCAGGATCTTTTCTATTTTCTCTTTTGTATATTTGTGCGGCGTCTCTCTGCCCCAGCTGGTGAAAATCTCATCCGCATGATGGTGATGATGGTCATGATCATGATGATGTTCGTGCTCATGCTCGTGATCGTGGTCATGATCATGATGATGTTCATGCTCGTGCTCATGCTCGTGGTCATGATCATGATGATGTTCATGCTCGTGCTCATGCTCGTGATGATGCTCTTCCTCCCCGGCATGGGCTTTCTTAAACTCTTCCAGCATCGTCTCCATCAGGGTCTCCTGGCCTTCCACTGCGCTGAGGATCTGATTGCCGGTAAGGTCATCCCAGGGTGTGGTGATCACCGCTGCCTTGCTGTTCAGGCTGCGGATCTGCTTGACGCAGGCATCCAGGGCCTCATCCGTCAGATCCTGGGTACGGCTCAGAATCACCGTAGTTGCATTGGCAATCTGATCATTGAAAAATTCGCCGAAGGCGCGCATCTGCTTGACTGCCTTTTTCGCATTGACAACCGCCACGAGACCGTTTAATTTCACTCCGTGGCTGCCTTCCAGCGGTGTCACCGACTTCATAACATCGGACAGTTTGCCGACACCAGAGGGCTCAATGATAATCCGGTCCGGATGATAGCCGCTGATGACTTCGTTCAGGCTTCTGGAGAAGTCTCCCACCAGCGTACAGCAGATGCATCCGGAGTTCAGTTCCCGGATTTCCACGCCGGACTCTTTTAAGAATCCGCCGTCAATGCCTACCTCACCGTATTCATTTTCAATCAGTACCACCTGCTCGTCCGCCAGGGACTCTTTTAACAGTTTCTGGATCAGGGTCGTCTTGCCTGCTCCCAGAAAACCGGAAATAATATCTACTTTTATCATACGATTTATTCACTCCTTTTTCTTCTGCGGCATACACCTGCCGCAATATTAGAAATCATAGTCTGATTAGGGGTAATTGTCAAGCCGCACGCCCTTGTCCCTTCCGCAAAACCGTGCTACCATACTTCTTGGAAACACGATCCATGGAAAACCATCTGACACCTCTGACATCTATACAGCAGATCTGTCATCTTTACAGCAGAAAGGAAGGGATCCGATATGTCAGCAAAGTCTGATTTTTACCGCCGGCAGGCGGAAACCATTATCAAGCATATGGAAAAGCGAAACATCAGGGGCATGTATGCGGAAAATGCCGCCGAAGCCCGCGCCAAAGCCCTGGCTCTCATTCAGCCGGATACCACGGTGGCTTTCGGAGGATCCATGACACTGGAGGAAATCGGTCTTCTGGACACGCTGCGTGAACGCAGCGATATCCGTCTGCTGGACCGCTATGCCTGTCATACCCAGGAAGAACGGGAGCAGCTGTTCCGGGAGTCCTATTTCAGCGACTATTATCTCATGAGTTCCAACGCCATTACCCTGGACGGCCAGCTCATCAATATTGACGGCACCGGCAACCGGGTCTCCGCCCTCATCTACGGTCCGAAACAGGTGATTATCGTAGCCGGCATGAACAAAGTGGTTACGTCGCTGGAGGAAGGCATCGCCCGGATCCGCAATATTTCCTCGCCGCCCAACTGTGTCCGCCTGGAACGGAAGACCCCCTGCGCGGTAACAGGTACCTGCGGCGACTGCTACGGTGAAGACTGTATCTGCAACCAGATCGTCCGCACCAGAAGAAGCGCGGTGAAAAACCGCATCCAGGTCATCCTCATCGGTGAGCCTCTGGGCTACTGATGTTCCGGCATACCCGAAAACCAGCCGGTATGCCCCTGATTTCTGAAAAAAATCCGCCGGACAGCATGTCCGACGGATTTTTTCTTTCTGTCACGCAGGCGGAGGTTACATCCTGTCCGGTGCGGTAAATCCAAGAACATCGATGGATGTTTCCAGGATCTGTCTGGTGAGCTGCAGAAGGGCCAGATAACCTTTCTGCCGTGTTTCGTCCTCTTCTGCCAGAATCTTTGTTTCATGGTAGAAATGGTTGAAGGCATTGGCCAGCTCGTAAACGTAGGCGCACAGACGATGGGGCGCCAGTTCCTCATAGGCACTGCACATTGCGTCCTGAAACCGGGACAGCACCAGCATCAGGTCTTTTTCATTCTTTGTCTCCGGTGTGCAGAAGGCCGATTCCTCCGGGTTTTTGCCCTGCTCCGTATATTTTCTTAAAATCGACTTCATACGCACGATGGTATACAGAATATAAGGGCCGGTATTTCCCTCAAAGGAAGTGAACCGCTCCATATCAAATATATAATCCTTGGATGCCTGGTTGGACAGGTCCCCGTACTTGATCGCGGACAAAGCTACCATTCCTGCTGTTTCCTGTGCCTCCGCTTCCTCCACGGTATGGTTGCCGGCAATTTTCTGATACATTTCCTCCCGGATATCATCCAGCAGCGTTTCCAGGCGCATCACTCCGCCTTCACGGGTTTTGAAGGGTTTGCCGTCTTTTCCGTTCATGGTGCCGAAGCCGATAAAGGTAAGCTCGGTATCCGGTCCCACAATGCCTGTCTTTCTCGCACAGCGGAATACCTGGATAAAGTGCATTTCCTGCCGTTTGTCCACTACATAAATCACCTGATCCGGGTGATAATCCTCCATTCTCCAGACCAGAGTGGCCAGGTCTGTCGATGTATACAGGGCAGCGCCGTCCGATTTCAGGATCATGCAGGGCGGGATCTCTTTCGTGTCAGTCTCCTCTTTCACGTCAACCACCAGTGCCCCGTCGCTGATGCGGGCGAATCCTTCCTCCTTCATCTTCTCTGCCATGGGCGCAATGTAAGGATCCGCGTCAGACTCCCCTTTCCACAGATCAAAGGATACCTGCAGCTTTTCGTAATTTTTCTTCAGATCAGATACTGACACATTCAGGATATGCCGAAGCAGCGCGCGGTAACCTCTGCGTCCGTGCTGCAGCTGAAATGTAGCCTCCATGGCTTCTGCCTTGTAGTCCGCATCCTCTTTGGATCTGCCGGAAGCCGTCGGATAGATTTCTTCCAGTTCTGAAATGGTAAAGGGCGGTTCTTCCGGATATTCTCCGGTATAATCTGGGTCAAAATAAGGCAGATCCGGTTTTCTCTGCTTCAGTTCTGTGATAATCAGTCCCATCTGCAGGCCCCAGTCACCCAGATGCACATCGCCGATCACCCGGTTGCCCATATAGCGGCAGATGCGTTTGACGCTTTCCCCGATCACCGCGGAACGCAGATGTCCCACATGCAGGGGCTTTGCCACATTGGGGCCGCCGTAGTCGATCATAATTGTCTTCGGTTCTTTTACTTTTTCACAGCCGAAACGCCGGTCCGAAGCCATGTCCGTCATATACTGCTTCAGATATTCCGGCGCCAGCCGCAGGTTCAGAAACCCCGGCTTCACGCTTTCCACGGAAGCGAACATGGGATTGGAAGCCAGCGCTGCCGCCACATCATCCGCGATCATAAACGGCGCCTTGTGGTACTGCTTGGCTGCCGCCAGCGCGCCGTTGCACTGATATTCACAAAGATCCGGCCGGTTGGATAAGGTCACTTTTCCGTAGGACGCGTCATATCCGGCCTGCTGAAACGCCTGGGTTACCTCCCGGGCAATCAGATCCAATACTTTTTCCATAACTGTATACTCCTGTACTTGTTCTGGTTCCTGCCGCCACTCTCCCGGAATGCCGGAGGGAACATCCGCAGACCCTTCTTCCAAGGGTCCCTGTGTCTGCAACTGAAGAAAGGAGAAACACGCACAGCATGTTTCTCCTGAAATCGTTCGAAGGAATTCTGGAAACCGTTCGGGATACTATTTTCTGGGATTTTTCAGGAAGGTCGGTATGGAAATATCCTTGGCCGGTTTGGGCTGGGGAATCCTTGCGCCGATCGGTTCCGTCGGAATCGCTGTGCTCTGGGGCGCGCTCTGCTGGGGCGCAGCTTCCGGAGCCGCTGCGGCTGTTCTTCTGCCAAGGCCGGGGACATCGATTTCCTTTTCATCCGTCAGGCCGGTGGCAATGACAGTGATCTGAACAGAATCCTCTGCGGTGTCGTCGTATTTCGCGCCGAAGATGATATTGGCATCTTCGCCGGTCAGATCCTGGACATAGTTTGCCGCGTCGTTGGCATCCATCAGGGAAATATCGCCGGAGATATTGATGATGACATGGGAGGCTCCCTTGATATTGGTCTCAAGCAGCGGACTTTCCACAGCAATCTTCACTGCTTCCAGCGCCTTGTCGTCGCCGCTGGCGGATCCGATTCCGATATGTGCCAGTCCCTTGTCTCTCATAACGGTCTCTACATCCGCAAAGTCCAGGTTGATCAGGGCCGGAAGGTTGATCAGGTCCGTGATTCCCTGTACCGCCTGCTGAAGTACAATATCTGCCTTCTTTAAGGCGTCTTTCATAGTGGTGCGGCGGTCAACAATCTCCAGCAGCTTGTCATTGGGGATCACAATCAGTGTATCCACCGAATCTTTCAGCTTTTCGATGCCGGCCAGCGCGTTTTTCATACGTGCCTTGGCTTCGAAACGAAACGGCTTGGTTACCACACCGACGGTAAGAATGCCTTTTTCCTTTGCCATTCTGGCTACCACAGGGGCACCGCCGGTACCGGTACCGCCGCCCATACCGCAGGTGACGAATACCATATCCGCGCCTTCAATCGCCTCAGCCAGTTCGCTGCTGCTTTCCTCGGCTGCCTTCTCGCCCACTTCCGGTCTGGCGCCGGCGCCCAGGCCGTTGGTCAGTTTTTCTCCAATGGGGATCAGTGTCGGAGCCTTGCAAAGAGCCAGGGCCTGTTTGTCCGTATTCACACCGACAAATTCCACACCGCCAATATTTTCATCTATCATACGGTTCACGGCATTGTTGCCGGCACCGCCAATACCTAACACAATGATCTTGGCATTGGATTCCGTCTGAATGTCTGTAATTTCCAGCACGTCTGTTTCCTCCTTCTATATCCTGAAAACGAAATAATTCAGCTTGCAGTTCCGCATTTTTAAGCGAAAACAGTCAAGATAATAATATAATCTTTTCCCTGATTATTCAACATATAATTTTACTTTTCCCAAATATATCCGCTGCTTTCCGAACCTCCGGCACATAAATTGCATTCGGAGGAACCAAATGCCTGCTGCCGGCGGAAGCGCCGGAAAAAAGCCGGCATTCCGGCAGGTGTTCCGTCAGTTTTCCTGTCCGTCGGCGCCGGAAGACTCTGCCGTGCGTCCGGTGCCGGTCTTTGCGGCACTTTTTCTGCTGCTGTCTGCAGTACCTTTTTTGCTGCTGCCCGAGGTGTCTTTTTTGCTGCTCTCTGCCGTGCTGTCCACCGTGCTTTTCCCCGACCAGACCGTCAATTCTTTTTTCTTGAAATAAATATCTGTGGTGGCTTCTGTCCATGTCTCCATGTGAAGCGTTCCCGTCAGTTTTCTTTTTCTGATCTTCGGCAGGATATTCTGTACCCGGACAATCTTCTCATTCAGATAAACCGTATCTCCCAGATCCACCTGCACTTTTCCGTAATCCAGCAGATAGGTGCCGTCCGCTTTTACCAGCACCGCATCCGGCATGATCTTATATTTTTTCATCAGGCGGGAGATGCTCAGCAAATCGTTCAGGGCCTCGTTGTTGCTGATTTTCAGCTTTTGGTACAGGGTACCGCCGGAAAACTTCAGTCCCGCGATGCGCATGGTCTGGTCCAGCGGCTGATCCGTCCGCAGCAGGACCAGGCCTGTTTTGTCAATATAGGCAAAGGATTTGCCGGAGGAAAGCGCCACGTAACCGATGGCCTCTTTTTCATCCACCGTAATCACCAGATCATGGGGCGTCTTCATGCTGACTGTCACGCCGGAAGCGTAGGGCATCTGCGCCGGACTGCCGAACCGGTACCGCAGACAGACAAACAGGGAATTCCAGGAGGTCTTCCCGGTCATCACGGCCTTCTCCACCGTCTTGTCCGAATACAGCGTATTTCCCTTGACAGTCACGGATTTCACAGTAAAAACCTTCAGCACAATAACCGTCAGCGCTCCCAGAATAACCAGGATGATGATCAGCGCCATCCGGCGAATCCGATGTGCCATTTTTTTCTGTGCGGATGTTTTCTTAGTGTTCATAATGTACCGCCGATTCTTTTGCATTCTCTCCTGTGTGCAGCGGGATGGACCTGGAGACTCCAAGCACCAGCCCCATCTCCGCCAGCAGCATGATCACCGAGGTTCCTCCGTAACTGATAAACGGAAGGGTTATGCCCGTATTGGGAATCGTATTGGTCACCACGGCAATATTCAGAATCACCTGCAGCGCGATGTGCCCCATGACGCCGATGACCATCAGAGAGGCGAAGAGATCTCTGGCATTGTTGGCGATTACCATAAACCGCCAGATCAGCAGGCCGAATAAGAGCAGCACGCCGATGGCGCCAAACAGGCCAAGCTCCTCCGTAATAATGGTAAAAATAAAATCATTCTGCGCTTCCGGCACATAGTTCATTTTCTGGATGCTGTTGCCAAGGCCCTTTCCGAAAAGCCCGCCGGATCCCAGCGCATACAGTCCCTGCAGCGTCT
This genomic window contains:
- a CDS encoding ABC transporter substrate-binding protein, which produces MKKRIIALGLAGAMAAVLLAGCGGASSKKSAASDGSAAAETSGKTYKVAIVQTMDHASLDQIRKAVESELDAKSKAEGITIKYTEFNGQNDTSTLNTIGSDVVSDGYDCIIPIATLAAQCMQNAAEDSKTPIVFAAISDPVGAGLVQSLKKPGGNVTGTSDYLDASQLLDMIFEQNPKAKTIGLLYNKSEDSSEVPIKEAKKYLDKKGVKYIEKTGTTSDEVSAAVDSMVDKVDAVFTPTDNTVAQAELAIADKFIKHKVPHYAGADSFVRNGAYATCGVDYTELGTKTADMAVKVLKGQDPAELPVSVMDGNIITVNTDTAKALGLDYSVFKSIKGKKVVTVKTSKE
- a CDS encoding GTP-binding protein; this encodes MEAAVYLFTGFMDSGKTTLITETVVDADFAEGNSLVIACEDGEVEYDEEKFKNVNAAVVLLESPEEFNTETLKKLDQMYQPDAVFIEYNGTWEAARILEMELPKGWEIIQQLATVDASTFEVMLNNMRTMMMEQLFSADVVIFNRCTDATPKAKFRRTVKARNRKAQIVYEREDGTIDDSEMEELPYDLNQDLIEITDMDYGIFYLDIQDNPKKYEGKKVRFLALVYRPEEKFGKKPLFVGGRFAMTCCVEDIQFIGFKVKYKDASSIPHKSWVYLTAEIHHEFAKEYRGKGPVLYAEEVIPAKEPEEAVCYFN
- a CDS encoding CobW family GTP-binding protein, encoding MIKVDIISGFLGAGKTTLIQKLLKESLADEQVVLIENEYGEVGIDGGFLKESGVEIRELNSGCICCTLVGDFSRSLNEVISGYHPDRIIIEPSGVGKLSDVMKSVTPLEGSHGVKLNGLVAVVNAKKAVKQMRAFGEFFNDQIANATTVILSRTQDLTDEALDACVKQIRSLNSKAAVITTPWDDLTGNQILSAVEGQETLMETMLEEFKKAHAGEEEHHHEHEHEHEHHHDHDHEHEHEHEHHHDHDHDHEHEHEHHHDHDHHHHHADEIFTSWGRETPHKYTKEKIEKILKAFVDTEDYGTVLRSKGMVPAEDGTWLYFDMVSGDYEIREGAPEYTGRLVVIGTDLEEQKLEELFELA
- a CDS encoding lactate utilization protein, producing MSAKSDFYRRQAETIIKHMEKRNIRGMYAENAAEARAKALALIQPDTTVAFGGSMTLEEIGLLDTLRERSDIRLLDRYACHTQEEREQLFRESYFSDYYLMSSNAITLDGQLINIDGTGNRVSALIYGPKQVIIVAGMNKVVTSLEEGIARIRNISSPPNCVRLERKTPCAVTGTCGDCYGEDCICNQIVRTRRSAVKNRIQVILIGEPLGY
- the argS gene encoding arginine--tRNA ligase, whose amino-acid sequence is MEKVLDLIAREVTQAFQQAGYDASYGKVTLSNRPDLCEYQCNGALAAAKQYHKAPFMIADDVAAALASNPMFASVESVKPGFLNLRLAPEYLKQYMTDMASDRRFGCEKVKEPKTIMIDYGGPNVAKPLHVGHLRSAVIGESVKRICRYMGNRVIGDVHLGDWGLQMGLIITELKQRKPDLPYFDPDYTGEYPEEPPFTISELEEIYPTASGRSKEDADYKAEAMEATFQLQHGRRGYRALLRHILNVSVSDLKKNYEKLQVSFDLWKGESDADPYIAPMAEKMKEEGFARISDGALVVDVKEETDTKEIPPCMILKSDGAALYTSTDLATLVWRMEDYHPDQVIYVVDKRQEMHFIQVFRCARKTGIVGPDTELTFIGFGTMNGKDGKPFKTREGGVMRLETLLDDIREEMYQKIAGNHTVEEAEAQETAGMVALSAIKYGDLSNQASKDYIFDMERFTSFEGNTGPYILYTIVRMKSILRKYTEQGKNPEESAFCTPETKNEKDLMLVLSRFQDAMCSAYEELAPHRLCAYVYELANAFNHFYHETKILAEEDETRQKGYLALLQLTRQILETSIDVLGFTAPDRM
- the ftsZ gene encoding cell division protein FtsZ, with the protein product MLEITDIQTESNAKIIVLGIGGAGNNAVNRMIDENIGGVEFVGVNTDKQALALCKAPTLIPIGEKLTNGLGAGARPEVGEKAAEESSSELAEAIEGADMVFVTCGMGGGTGTGGAPVVARMAKEKGILTVGVVTKPFRFEAKARMKNALAGIEKLKDSVDTLIVIPNDKLLEIVDRRTTMKDALKKADIVLQQAVQGITDLINLPALINLDFADVETVMRDKGLAHIGIGSASGDDKALEAVKIAVESPLLETNIKGASHVIINISGDISLMDANDAANYVQDLTGEDANIIFGAKYDDTAEDSVQITVIATGLTDEKEIDVPGLGRRTAAAAPEAAPQQSAPQSTAIPTEPIGARIPQPKPAKDISIPTFLKNPRK